From Heteronotia binoei isolate CCM8104 ecotype False Entrance Well unplaced genomic scaffold, APGP_CSIRO_Hbin_v1 ptg002012l, whole genome shotgun sequence, one genomic window encodes:
- the LOC132565925 gene encoding F-box only protein 34-like, with protein MKSSCRAGLHRELLNSTSSAFQQVKRISGMHLKPYLKLQKKERPLEISQDPPQSTPMSQQRLANEEKRSSPKAGFLASPPLRKPLGNLSANSLCGRNGGRVHAEGRSGKEKRSALPATIHQGEDGEPLLDIWAVVKPGNTKEKIAFFAAQQCADNRLCSMKNKSTWDIDGRATKRRKKSLDLRKAKIHLERPRETSGRCYEPFACGIEHCSVHNVNDGGEGGFPGRPLSVIEMVAFLEQRASVLLADCTKNCPGAPTVTRCPGQAKVSLPSSSPFSNLGGHETPPEKATCGTSSDGEQQAEPVRVLDMVAKLESECLRRQSEREAGSLSRNNSFRRNVGRVLLASGTPAENEAGKEPSGVLNQEERGKDDNERSKCGSTEEDNFWEVPPPVQLSSFVENSSSQLDLGTPSRSKVTLQLPSTYPEAAQACLRSLHGENAAFASTPKEPGDVSNPNSHLRTKESLNISISVIKMDKLCRKAHPSDSSFGEDSLPGRLFLLLSERETRRKHLRTGDATAEEHRVDVDRKGDPPTDTPCVISGVSGEPVEALLQGPDACHLKRQRSHDFLETRFKIQQLLEPQQYLVFLPHHILVKIFGLLPTRSLVALKCTCGYFKFIIEYYNIRPADSRWVRDPRYREDPCKQCKKKYVKGDVSLCRWHPKPYCQALPYGPGYWMCCHRAQKNVPGCKLGLHDNHWVPACHSFNRAIHKKPRETEEEC; from the exons ATGAAGAGTTCCTGCCGAGCCGGCCTCCACAGGGAACTGCTGAATTCCACGTCCTCCGCCTTCCAACAGGTCAAACG AATATCTGGCATGCACTTAAAGCCATATCTCAAGCTTCAGAAGAAAGAGCGGCCTCTAGAAATAAGCCAGGACCCCCCACAAAGCACACCCATGAGCCAACAGCGGCTGGCCAATGAGGAAAAGCGCAGCAGTCCCAAGGCTGGCTTCTTAGCTAGCCCGCCTCTCCGCAAGCCACTGGGGAACCTTTCCGCCAACTCCCTCTGTGGCAGGAATGGTGGTCGAGTTCACGCCGAAGGGCGAAGCGGGAAGGAGAAGCGGAGCGCTCTGCCCGCCACCATCCACCAGGGGGAGGACGGAGAGCCGTTGCTGGACATCTGGGCAGTTGTGAAACCGGGGAACACCAAGGAGAAGATTGCCTTCTTCGCAGCCCAGCAGTGCGCTGACAACCGGCTCTGCTCCATGAAGAACAAAAGCACTTGGGACATCGACGGGAGGGCGACCAAGCGGAGGAAAAAATCGCTCGACCTCAGGAAGGCCAAGATCCACCTGGAAAGGCCACGAGAGACTAGTGGGAGGTGCTACGAGCCGTTCGCCTGCGGCATTGAGCACTGCTCTGTCCATAATGTGAATGACGGCGGGGAGGGGGGTTTCCCCGGGAGGCCTTTATCCGTGATCGAGATGGTCGCTTTCCTGGAACAACGAGCGAGTGTTTTGCTTGCTGACTGCACCAAGAACTGCCCCGGTGCCCCAACCGTTACTAGGTGTCCCGGGCAAGCCAAAGTCTCACTTCCCTCATCCAGCCCCTTTTCCAACTTGGGAGGCCACGAGACTCCACCTGAAAAGGCAACCTGCGGGACCAGCAGCGACGGAGAGCAGCAGGCCGAGCCCGTGCGGGTGTTGGACATGGTGGCGAAGCTGGAATCGGAGTGCCTGAGACGGCAAAGCGAACGGGAAGCGGGAAGCCTCTCACGAAACAACAGCTTCCGGAGGAACGTTGGGCGGGTGCTGCTGGCAAGTGGAACACCGGCTGAGAATGAAGCCGGCAAGGAGCCTTCCGGGGTTCTTAATCAGGAAGAACGGGGCAAGGATGACAACGAGAGATCAAAGTGTGGCTCTACGGAGGAAGACAATTTCTGGGAAGTTCCGCCGCCTGTCCAGTTGTCATCATTTGTGGAGAATTCAAGTTCTCAGCTCGATCTGGGAACTCCATCACGATCTAAGGTTACGCTACAACTCCCTTCTACATATCCAGAAGCCGCTCAGGCGTGTCTACGTTCCTTACACGGGGAAAATGCAGCCTTTGCTTCTACACCTAAAGAACCAGGAGATGTTTCTAACCCAAATTCGCATCTCAGGACGAAAGAGTCCTTAAATATTAGCATCTCTGTCATAAAGATGGATAAACTGTGTAGAAAAGCTCACCCTTCTGACTCGAGCTTCGGGGAAGATTCTCTTCCGGGGAGGTTATTCCTACTGTTGTCTGAGCGCGAAACTCGCCGCAAGCATCTCCGTACAGGGGACGCTACTGCAGAAGAGCACCGAGTGGATGTTGACAGGAAGGGAGACCCTCCCACTGACACACCTTGTGTAATCAGCGGCGTCTCCGGGGAACCCGTGGAAGCCCTCTTGCAGGGCCCCGATGCTTGTCATTTAAAGAGGCAGCGATCGCATGACTTTCTGGAGACCCGCTTCAAGATCCAGCAGCTGCTGGAGCCCCAGCAGTACCtggtcttcctcccccaccacatcCTTGTGAAGATCTTCGGCCTGCTGCCCACCAGGAGCCTGGTGGCCCTCAAATGCACTTGCGGCTATTTCAAATTCATCATTGAGTACTACAACATCCGGCCGGCCGATTCCCGCTGGGTGCGCGACCCCCGCTACCGGGAGGACCCGTGCAAGCAGTGCAAGAAGAAGTACGTCAAGGGGGACGTCTCGCTCTGCCGGTGGCACCCCAAGCCCTATTGCCAAGCTTTGCCCTATGGACCCGGCTACTGGATGTGTTGCCACCGGGCCCAGAAGAATGTCCCCGGGTGCAAACTAGGCCTCCACGACAATCATTGGGTCCCTGCGTGCCACAGCTTTAACCGGGCTATTCACAAGAAGCCCCGGGAAACGGAAGAGGAGTGTTAG